In Microtus pennsylvanicus isolate mMicPen1 chromosome 17, mMicPen1.hap1, whole genome shotgun sequence, one genomic interval encodes:
- the Ing5 gene encoding inhibitor of growth protein 5 isoform X3: MATAMYLEHYLDSIENLPCELQRNFQLMRELDQRTEDKKAEIDILAAEYISTVKTLSSDQRVEHLQKIQNAYSKCKEYSDDKVQLAMQTYEMVDKHIRRLDADLARFEADLKDRMDGSDFESTGSRSLKKGRSQKEKRSSRGRGRRTSEEDTPKKKKHKSGSEFTDSILSVHPSDVLDMPVDPNEPTYCLCHQVSYGEMIGCDNPDCPIEWFHFACVDLTTKPKGKWFCPRCVQEKRKKK; this comes from the exons ATGGCGACTGCCATGTACTTGGAGCACTATCTGGACA GCATTGAGAACCTTCCCTGTGAACTTCAGAGGAACTTCCAGCTGATGCGAGAGCTAGACCAGAGAACGGAAG ATAAGAAGGCAGAGATTGACATCCTGGCTGCGGAGTATATTTCCACAGTGAAGACTCTCTCTTCAGACCAGCGTGTGGAGCACCTGCAGAAGATCCAGAACGCCTACAGCAAGTGCAAGGAGTACAGTGATGACAAGGTGCAGCTAGCCATGCAGACCTATGAGATG GTGGACAAACACATCCGAAGGCTTGATGCTGACCTGGCACGCTTTGAGGCTGACCTGAAGGACAGGATGGACGGAAGCGACTTTGAAAGCACTGGATCACGAAGCTTGAAAA AAGGTCGgagtcagaaagaaaagagaagctcccggggccgaggcaggaggacgtcagaagaggacacacctaagaaaaagaagcataaaaGCGG GTCTGAGTTTACTGACAGCATCCTATCTGTGCACCCCTCTGACGTGCTGGACATGCCTGTGGATCCAAATGAGCCTACGTACTGCCTGTGCCACCAGGTGTCCTACGGGGAGATGATCGGCTGTGACAATCCAGAT TGTCCAATTGAGTGGTTTCACTTTGCCTGTGTGGATCTCACCACAAAGCCCAAAGGAAAGTG GTTCTGTCCCCGATGTGtgcaggaaaagaggaagaagaagtaa
- the Ing5 gene encoding inhibitor of growth protein 5 isoform X5 has translation MATAMYLEHYLDSIENLPCELQRNFQLMRELDQRTEDKKAEIDILAAEYISTVKTLSSDQRVEHLQKIQNAYSKCKEYSDDKVQLAMQTYEMVDKHIRRLDADLARFEADLKDRMDGSDFESTGSRSLKSRSQKEKRSSRGRGRRTSEEDTPKKKKHKSGSEFTDSILSVHPSDVLDMPVDPNEPTYCLCHQVSYGEMIGCDNPDCPIEWFHFACVDLTTKPKGKWFCPRCVQEKRKKK, from the exons ATGGCGACTGCCATGTACTTGGAGCACTATCTGGACA GCATTGAGAACCTTCCCTGTGAACTTCAGAGGAACTTCCAGCTGATGCGAGAGCTAGACCAGAGAACGGAAG ATAAGAAGGCAGAGATTGACATCCTGGCTGCGGAGTATATTTCCACAGTGAAGACTCTCTCTTCAGACCAGCGTGTGGAGCACCTGCAGAAGATCCAGAACGCCTACAGCAAGTGCAAGGAGTACAGTGATGACAAGGTGCAGCTAGCCATGCAGACCTATGAGATG GTGGACAAACACATCCGAAGGCTTGATGCTGACCTGGCACGCTTTGAGGCTGACCTGAAGGACAGGATGGACGGAAGCGACTTTGAAAGCACTGGATCACGAAGCTTGAAAA GTCGgagtcagaaagaaaagagaagctcccggggccgaggcaggaggacgtcagaagaggacacacctaagaaaaagaagcataaaaGCGG GTCTGAGTTTACTGACAGCATCCTATCTGTGCACCCCTCTGACGTGCTGGACATGCCTGTGGATCCAAATGAGCCTACGTACTGCCTGTGCCACCAGGTGTCCTACGGGGAGATGATCGGCTGTGACAATCCAGAT TGTCCAATTGAGTGGTTTCACTTTGCCTGTGTGGATCTCACCACAAAGCCCAAAGGAAAGTG GTTCTGTCCCCGATGTGtgcaggaaaagaggaagaagaagtaa
- the Ing5 gene encoding inhibitor of growth protein 5 isoform X1 has protein sequence MATAMYLEHYLDSIENLPCELQRNFQLMRELDQRTEDKKAEIDILAAEYISTVKTLSSDQRVEHLQKIQNAYSKCKEYSDDKVQLAMQTYEMVDKHIRRLDADLARFEADLKDRMDGSDFESTGSRSLKKGRSQKEKRSSRGRGRRTSEEDTPKKKKHKSGSEFTDSILSVHPSDVLDMPVDPNEPTYCLCHQVSYGEMIGCDNPDCPIEWFHFACVDLTTKPKGKWGSIYQGTGGLHVPVSILHSASSRLLNCSRGSQGFL, from the exons ATGGCGACTGCCATGTACTTGGAGCACTATCTGGACA GCATTGAGAACCTTCCCTGTGAACTTCAGAGGAACTTCCAGCTGATGCGAGAGCTAGACCAGAGAACGGAAG ATAAGAAGGCAGAGATTGACATCCTGGCTGCGGAGTATATTTCCACAGTGAAGACTCTCTCTTCAGACCAGCGTGTGGAGCACCTGCAGAAGATCCAGAACGCCTACAGCAAGTGCAAGGAGTACAGTGATGACAAGGTGCAGCTAGCCATGCAGACCTATGAGATG GTGGACAAACACATCCGAAGGCTTGATGCTGACCTGGCACGCTTTGAGGCTGACCTGAAGGACAGGATGGACGGAAGCGACTTTGAAAGCACTGGATCACGAAGCTTGAAAA AAGGTCGgagtcagaaagaaaagagaagctcccggggccgaggcaggaggacgtcagaagaggacacacctaagaaaaagaagcataaaaGCGG GTCTGAGTTTACTGACAGCATCCTATCTGTGCACCCCTCTGACGTGCTGGACATGCCTGTGGATCCAAATGAGCCTACGTACTGCCTGTGCCACCAGGTGTCCTACGGGGAGATGATCGGCTGTGACAATCCAGAT TGTCCAATTGAGTGGTTTCACTTTGCCTGTGTGGATCTCACCACAAAGCCCAAAGGAAAGTG GGGCTCCATCTACCAGGGCACAGGAGGCTTGCATGTTCCTGTTTCCATCCTACATTCGGCCAGCAGCAGACTACTTAACTGTTCAAGAGGTTCTCAAGGTTTTCTTTGA
- the Ing5 gene encoding inhibitor of growth protein 5 isoform X4, with protein MRELDQRTEDKKAEIDILAAEYISTVKTLSSDQRVEHLQKIQNAYSKCKEYSDDKVQLAMQTYEMVDKHIRRLDADLARFEADLKDRMDGSDFESTGSRSLKKGRSQKEKRSSRGRGRRTSEEDTPKKKKHKSGSEFTDSILSVHPSDVLDMPVDPNEPTYCLCHQVSYGEMIGCDNPDCPIEWFHFACVDLTTKPKGKWGSIYQGTGGLHVPVSILHSASSRLLNCSRGSQGFL; from the exons ATGCGAGAGCTAGACCAGAGAACGGAAG ATAAGAAGGCAGAGATTGACATCCTGGCTGCGGAGTATATTTCCACAGTGAAGACTCTCTCTTCAGACCAGCGTGTGGAGCACCTGCAGAAGATCCAGAACGCCTACAGCAAGTGCAAGGAGTACAGTGATGACAAGGTGCAGCTAGCCATGCAGACCTATGAGATG GTGGACAAACACATCCGAAGGCTTGATGCTGACCTGGCACGCTTTGAGGCTGACCTGAAGGACAGGATGGACGGAAGCGACTTTGAAAGCACTGGATCACGAAGCTTGAAAA AAGGTCGgagtcagaaagaaaagagaagctcccggggccgaggcaggaggacgtcagaagaggacacacctaagaaaaagaagcataaaaGCGG GTCTGAGTTTACTGACAGCATCCTATCTGTGCACCCCTCTGACGTGCTGGACATGCCTGTGGATCCAAATGAGCCTACGTACTGCCTGTGCCACCAGGTGTCCTACGGGGAGATGATCGGCTGTGACAATCCAGAT TGTCCAATTGAGTGGTTTCACTTTGCCTGTGTGGATCTCACCACAAAGCCCAAAGGAAAGTG GGGCTCCATCTACCAGGGCACAGGAGGCTTGCATGTTCCTGTTTCCATCCTACATTCGGCCAGCAGCAGACTACTTAACTGTTCAAGAGGTTCTCAAGGTTTTCTTTGA
- the Ing5 gene encoding inhibitor of growth protein 5 isoform X2 — MATAMYLEHYLDSIENLPCELQRNFQLMRELDQRTEDKKAEIDILAAEYISTVKTLSSDQRVEHLQKIQNAYSKCKEYSDDKVQLAMQTYEMVDKHIRRLDADLARFEADLKDRMDGSDFESTGSRSLKSRSQKEKRSSRGRGRRTSEEDTPKKKKHKSGSEFTDSILSVHPSDVLDMPVDPNEPTYCLCHQVSYGEMIGCDNPDCPIEWFHFACVDLTTKPKGKWGSIYQGTGGLHVPVSILHSASSRLLNCSRGSQGFL, encoded by the exons ATGGCGACTGCCATGTACTTGGAGCACTATCTGGACA GCATTGAGAACCTTCCCTGTGAACTTCAGAGGAACTTCCAGCTGATGCGAGAGCTAGACCAGAGAACGGAAG ATAAGAAGGCAGAGATTGACATCCTGGCTGCGGAGTATATTTCCACAGTGAAGACTCTCTCTTCAGACCAGCGTGTGGAGCACCTGCAGAAGATCCAGAACGCCTACAGCAAGTGCAAGGAGTACAGTGATGACAAGGTGCAGCTAGCCATGCAGACCTATGAGATG GTGGACAAACACATCCGAAGGCTTGATGCTGACCTGGCACGCTTTGAGGCTGACCTGAAGGACAGGATGGACGGAAGCGACTTTGAAAGCACTGGATCACGAAGCTTGAAAA GTCGgagtcagaaagaaaagagaagctcccggggccgaggcaggaggacgtcagaagaggacacacctaagaaaaagaagcataaaaGCGG GTCTGAGTTTACTGACAGCATCCTATCTGTGCACCCCTCTGACGTGCTGGACATGCCTGTGGATCCAAATGAGCCTACGTACTGCCTGTGCCACCAGGTGTCCTACGGGGAGATGATCGGCTGTGACAATCCAGAT TGTCCAATTGAGTGGTTTCACTTTGCCTGTGTGGATCTCACCACAAAGCCCAAAGGAAAGTG GGGCTCCATCTACCAGGGCACAGGAGGCTTGCATGTTCCTGTTTCCATCCTACATTCGGCCAGCAGCAGACTACTTAACTGTTCAAGAGGTTCTCAAGGTTTTCTTTGA